A genomic stretch from Lathyrus oleraceus cultivar Zhongwan6 chromosome 2, CAAS_Psat_ZW6_1.0, whole genome shotgun sequence includes:
- the LOC127120599 gene encoding phosphatidylserine decarboxylase proenzyme 1, mitochondrial, with translation MKPRVPHRFRLLSYHIRYLNHPKPFTSFAKKLPTPQSTPSINAGNGSSQGDSSYLLPGATVATILMLGALHARRMYDDKKTEEMREKGIEVEFQPDVKASFLRLLPLRSISRCWGQLTSLEIPVWLRPHVYRAWARAFHSNLEEAALPLDKYTSLKEFFVRALKEGSRPIDADPQCLISPVDGTILRFGELKGAGAMIEQVKGFSYPVFSLLGARSLLPTTADSDVQEEHSESIESTEKSKKSWWRVSLASPKVWDPTLSCPKRGLFYCVIYLKPGDYHRIHSPADWNILVRRHFSGNLYPVNERATRTFRNLYIENERVVLEGVWQEGFMALAAVGATNIGSIKLFIEPELQTNKPTKKSLHSEPPEERVYHSEGVGRVLKKGDELGAFNMGSTVVLVFEAPISKLLHKGGSSEEFNFSVKCGDKIRVGEALGRWHSS, from the exons ATGAAACCAAGGGTTCCGCACAGGTTCCGTTTACTCTCTTACCATATTCGTTACCTTAACCACCCTAAACCCTTCACTTCCTTCGCTAAAAAGCTTCCAACACCTCAATCTACCCCCTCTATCAACGCTGGAAATGGAAGCTCTCAAG GGGATTCTTCTTATCTTCTACCTGGAGCCACAGTTGCTACCATACTTATGCTTGGCGCTCTCCATGCCAGACGAATGTATGATGACAAGAAG ACTGAGGAGATGCGAGAAAAAGGAATTGAGGTGGAGTTCCAACCTGATGTGAAG GCTTCATTTTTGAGATTACTGCCTCTGCGATCAATTTCTAGATGTTGGGGACAGTTGACTAGCTTG GAAATACCAGTGTGGTTAAGGCCACACGTATACAGAGCTTGGGCTCGGGCATTCCATTCAA ATTTAGAAGAAGCTGCTTTACCTCTGGACAAGTATACATCTTTAAAGGAATTTTTTGTCCGTGCTTTGAAAGAAGGTTCCAGGCCTATCGATGCTGATCCACAATGTCTG ATCAGTCCTGTGGATGGTACAATCTTAAGATTTGGAGAGTTGAAAGGAGCGGGGGCAATGATTGAACAAGTTAAAGGGTTTTCTTATCCTGTTTTTTCTCTTCTTGGTGCAAGATCTCTCCTTCCAACGACAGCTGATAGTGATGTGCAAGAGGAGCATAGCGAATCAATAGAAAGTACTGAGAAGAGCAAGAAATCATGGTGGAGAGTTTCATTAGCTTCTCCAAAAGTTTGGGACCCAACATTATCTTG CCCAAAGAGAGGCCTTTTTTACTGTGTGATTTACTTAAAGCCTGGAGATTACCATCGGATACATTCCCCAGCTGACTGGAATATTCTTGTACGCAGACATTTTTCTG GCAATCTTTATCCTGTGAACGAACGTGCTACAAGAACATTTAGAAACCTTTATATTGAGAACGAGAGG GTTGTCCTTGAAGGTGTATGGCAGGAAGGGTTTATGGCACTTGCTGCAGTTGGCGCTACAAATATTGGGTCAATTAAG CTTTTCATTGAGCCCGAACTTCAGACAAATAAGCCAACGAAGAAGTCACTGCATTCAGAGCCTCCTGAAGAACGGGTCTATCATAGTGAAGGTGTTGGTAGAGTACTCAAGAAAGGGGATGAG TTAGGTGCTTTCAACATGGGATCAACTGTTGTGCTTGTTTTCGAAGCTCCAATTTCAAAACTGCTTCACAAGGGCGGTTCATCAGAAGAGTTCAATTTCTCTGTCAAATGTGGGGATAAAATACGAGTTGGCGAGGCTCTAGGGAGATGGCATAGTTCGTGA